One Rosa chinensis cultivar Old Blush chromosome 5, RchiOBHm-V2, whole genome shotgun sequence genomic region harbors:
- the LOC112167403 gene encoding receptor-like protein 7 has product MKTLLNFFLFLISISVHIISQVLSLCNEDQQLSLLHLKQTVVFDSSASSKLKSWNSSSDCCSWLGVTCSTNGRVIGLDLSTESISSGIDNSSSLFDLQDLQSLNLAYNYDFSGSQIPTAIGKLTNLRYLNLSHNSYFGQIPIEISYLTRLVIFDISGNFFSTDQLKLENPNLTKLVQNLTDLTELYLDDVNISAQGSDWSQAISLLPNMRVLSLYACDLSGPIHDSVAKLHSLSVIILDHNQISAPVPGFFANFSNLTYLSLVDCGLQGTFPKEIFQLSTLQSIDLTLNPQLQGSLPELPENGSLQSLVLSQTNFSGVLPNSIGNLNMLSRMDLSVCSFSGSIPKSVANLTQLVSLSMSSNRFGGSIASIQWKNLVSLNFFMLDSNLLSGTIPLSLFSIPLLSRLVLSDNQFSGQVPEFANISSYLLETLDLSGNNLVGSIPISIFNLRGLSQLYLSSNNLSGFPFSGIQQSRNLSFLDLSHNSLLFNDDSTNSSLSSLLQVQDLVLASNKLRAFPDFLRHQFRLASLDLSENQIQGQIPNWIWSLSSLKKLNLSSNSLVTLEAPLLNSTSTVTSLDLHSNQLQGQIPIFLPFANYLDYSKNNFTSSIPTDIGNYISSTAYLSLSSSNLHGIIPSSICNASGLVLDLSNNSLSGIIPECLTQLSVLDLGRNNLTGTIPDKFLEQCSLKTLDLSRNQIEGQFPRSLVNCTQLEVLSLGNNQITDTFPCLLKNISTLRVLVLRSNKFYGQIECPGTNGTWPMLQIIDLAHNNLSGEITGTSLTTWQAMMANGDDTPIDLGFSFQPGGGSGLDIYYGDSITTTSKGLEMDLEKFHHHLVTCDDLSP; this is encoded by the exons ATGAAAACTCTGCTcaacttcttcctcttcttgatTAGTATTTCTGTTCATATCATTTCTCAAGTTCTCAGCCTATGTAATGAAGACCAGCAACTATCATTGCTTCATTTGAAGCAAACCGTCGTGTTCGATTCCTCTGCTTCTTCCAAGCTCAAATCATGGAATTCAAGCTCAGACTGTTGCTCTTGGCTTGGTGTAACTTGCAGTACTAATGGGCGTGTCATCGGTCTTGATCTCAGCACCGAATCTATCTCAAGTGGCATTGACAATTCCAGCAGTCTCTTCGATCTTCAAGATCTTCAAAGCCTTAATTTGGCCTACAATTATGACTTCAGTGGCTCTCAGATCCCAACTGCCATTGGAAAGCTCACAAACTTGAGGTATCTAAACTTATCTCACAATTCTTACTTCGGGCAGATTCCCATTGAGATTTCATACTTGACAAGGTTGGTTATCTTTGATATTTCTGGCAATTTCTTCTCAACCGATCAGTTAAAACTTGAGAACCCAAATTTAACCAAGCTAGTTCAGAACCTCACAGACCTAACAGAGTTGTATCTTGATGATGTCAATATATCAGCACAGGGCAGTGACTGGTCCCAAGCAATATCTTTACTGCCAAACATGAGGGTGCTGAGCTTGTATGCTTGTGATCTTTCAGGCCCTATTCATGACTCAGTTGCTAAGCTTCATTCTCTATCTGTGATTATATTGGATCATAACCAAATCTCTGCTCCAGTTCCAGGATTCTTTGCCAATTTTTCAAACTTGACTTACTTAAGTCTTGTTGATTGTGGGTTGCAAGGAACATTTCCCAAAGAGATATTCCAGTTATCTACATTACAGAGTATTGACCTGACATTAAATCCACAGCTTCAAGGTTCCTTGCCAGAGTTACCCGAAAATGGATCTCTTCAGTCCTTGGTTCTAAGCCAGACAAATTTTTCAGGGGTCCTGCCAAACTCTATAGGTAACCTCAATATGCTCTCTAGAATGGATCTTTCAGTTTGTAGCTTCAGTGGATCAATCCCAAAGTCAGTGGCAAACCTAACACAGTTGGTGAGTTTGTCTATGTCATCCAATAGGTTTGGTGGCTCCATTGCTTCTATTCAGTGGAAAAACCTTGTTAGTCTGAACTTTTTCATGTTGGACTCCAATCTACTTTCTGGGACTATTCCCTTGTCTCTCTTCTCTATTCCACTGCTGAGTAGACTAGTACTCTCTGACAATCAATTCTCTGGTCAAGTCCCTGAGTTTGCCAATATCTCTTCGTACTTACTGGAGACCCTTGATTTGAGTGGCAACAATTTGGTAGGATCAATACCCATATCTATATTTAATCTTCGAGGACTTTCTCAGCTTTATCTTTCTTCAAACAACTTGAGTGGCTTTCCTTTTAGTGGTATTCAACAGTCGAGAAATCTTTCATTTCTTGATCTTTCCCACAATAGCTTGTTGTTTAATGATGACAGTACCAATTCATCGCTTTCGTCCTTACTTCAGGTTCAGGACTTGGTATTGGCTTCTAACAAGTTGAGAGCATTCCCAGATTTCTTGAGACACCAATTCCGATTAGCCTCTTTGGACCTTTCAGAAAACCAGATACAAGGGCAGATTCCCAATTGGATTTGGAGCCTCAGTTCTCTTAAAAAACTAAATCTCTCTTCAAACTCTTTGGTAACTCTAGAAGCTCCTTTGTTGAACTCTACTTCAACTGTGACTTCGCTCGACCTTCATTCAAACCAGCTTCAGGGACAAATCCCAATTTTCCTACCATTTGCCAATTACTTGGATTACTCAAAAAATAACTTCACCTCTAGTATACCGACTGACATTGGTAATTATATCTCTTCCACTGCCTATCTCTCTCTGTCAAGCAGTAACTTGCATGGGATCATTCCAAGTTCAATATGCAATGCAAGCGGTCTGGTTCTTGACTTGTCCAATAATTCTCTGAGTGGCATCATTCCCGAATGCTTGACTCAGCTTTCAGTACTTGATTTAGGGAGAAACAACCTGACTGGCACTATTCCTGATAAGTTTCTAGAACAGTGTAGCTTAAAAACTCTGGACCTCAGCAGAAATCAGATTGAAGGTCAGTTTCCAAGATCTCTAGTCAACTGCACACAGTTAGAGGTTTTAAGCCTCGGAAACAATCAGATAACAGATACATTTCCATGCTTATTGAAGAACATATCCACCTTGCGTGTCCTTGTTTTGCGATCCAACAAATTTTACGGACAGATTGAATGTCCTGGGACTAATGGTACCTGGCCAATGCTTCAAATCATAGACTTAGCTCATAACAATTTGAGTGGTGAGATAACAGGAACATCTTTGACAACATGGCAGGCAATGATGGCTAATGGAGATGATACCCCAATTGACCTTGGATTCTCATTCCAACCAGGCGGTGGAAGTGGGCTTGATATTTATTATGGAGATTCAATCACAACTACTAGCAAAGGTTTAGAGATGGATCTG GAGAAATTCCATCATCATTTGGTAACATGCGACGACTTGAGTCCTTAG
- the LOC112203692 gene encoding glutamate receptor 2.8, with protein sequence MAAASRTIIPVNVGVVVDLDEPKGKMYLSCIEMALSDFYAIHADYKTRLVLNTRNSNGGVVGAAAAALHLIKNVEVKAILGPVSSMQASFVVNLGEQAHVPMISFSATSPSLTSLWSSYFFQFAQNDLNQVKAISGIVQNFGWRRVVPIYVDNIYGEGVIPFLIDALQEVDVHIPYRSLIHELATDDQIEKELYKLMTMQTRVFIVHMMPNLASRLFAKAKEMGMMSEGFVWITTNGIGNNLKSMASVLDSMQGLLGVETYIPRTLKLRQFISRWKRQFQLDNPKIIGVELDAFGLRAYDAAFAVAMAFEKVANVGFKFQKRNASSFNSTDLDTFEVSHYGSKLSHALSIINFKGMAGDFNLVDRQLQASTFEIVNVNGYGARTVGYWTPENGRVVKWLNSTRNRTISTSKCDLGPIIWPGESLSVPKGWEIPTNGTKLRIGVPVKEGLLEFVKVTRCPSTNTVDVTGCSIDVFKAVLEILPYALPYEFVPFAMANGSSAGTYNDLVFQVYAGKFDAVVGDITIRANRSLYVGFTMPYTESGVVMVVPIQDKRTKSAWVFLKPLTWDLWMTTLCFFIFIGFVIWVLEHQINDDFRGSPSHQVGTSFWFSFSTMVFSQREKVVSNLARFVMIIWIFVVLIVTQSYTASLASLLTVQQLQPTVTDIDDLLRNRDNVGYTTNSFIYGLLRQKGFHDSRLKDYGTMEEIDEALSKGSANGGIAAIVHETPYMKLFVAKYCSKYTMIGPIFKTDGFGFVFPKGSPLIPDVSQAILNLTEGEKIMNIEDKWINKENNCKDPSTEKFYSSSLGLESFWGLFLIAGVASLFALLIFATSFLHKNKQVLMSSDSRASKWRRIRTMFKIFNEKELSSHTFKNSRHDARIAGAPDHELNASPNNNWPESPFSYTNQTDAASVFYGEQETPSHGQASPEIVPTFELAAFTNQEMHATPETAQERV encoded by the exons ATGGCAGCTGCAAGCAGAACGATAATCCCAGTGAACGTGGGAGTTGTTGTAGACCTTGATGAACCGAAAGGGAAAATGTATTTGAGTTGCATCGAAATGGCGCTCTCGGATTTCTATGCTATCCATGCTGACTACAAGACTAGGCTCGTTTTGAACACCAGGAACTCCAATGGAGGTGTGGTTGGAGCAGCTGCCGCAG CTTTACATCTGATAAAGAATGTAGAAGTGAAAGCCATCCTAGGACCGGTGTCATCCATGCAGGCAAGTTTCGTTGTTAATCTTGGAGAGCAAGCTCATGTACCCATGATATCATTTTCTGCAACAAGCCCTTCTCTTACTTCACTATGGAGCTCCTATTTTTTCCAATTTGCACAAAATGACTTGAACCAAGTGAAAGCTATAAGTGGAATTGTTCAGAACTTTGGATGGAGACGAGTTGTGCCCATCTACGTAGACAATATCTATGGGGAAGGAGTCATACCTTTTCTAATTGATGCCTTGCAAGAGGTTGATGTTCATATCCCCTACAGAAGTCTAATTCACGAACTAGCCACTGATGATCAAATTGAAAAAGAGCTTTACAAGTTGATGACGATGCAGACTCGAGTCTTCATTGTGCATATGATGCCTAATCTTGCCTCTCGGCTATTTGCCAAGGCAAAAGAGATGGGAATGATGAGTGAGGGTTTTGTTTGGATCACAACTAATGGTATTGGAAATAATTTAAAGTCTATGGCTTCAGTCCTTGATTCGATGCAAGGCCTATTAGGTGTAGAAACTTACATTCCAAGGACATTGAAGCTTAGACAATTCATATCAAGGTGGAAAAGGCAATTCCAACTAGACAATCCAAAAATCATTGGTGTTGAATTGGATGCTTTTGGATTGCGGGCATATGATGCTGCTTTTGCAGTAGCCATGGCCTTTGAGAAAGTTGCCAATGTAGGTTTCAAATTCCAAAAGAGGAATGCTTCTTCCTTCAACTCAACAGATCTTGATACTTTTGAGGTCTCTCATTATGGCTCAAAACTTTCTCATGCATTATCCATTATTAATTTCAAAGGTATGGCTGGAGACTTCAATCTTGTTGATAGGCAACTTCAGGCATCAACTTTTGAGATTGTTAATGTGAATGGTTATGGCGCAAGAACAGTTGGATATTGGACACCAGAAAACGGAAGGGTAGTAAAGTGGTTGAACTCAACAAGAAATAGAACAATATCAACTTCCAAGTGCGATCTTGGACCTATTATATGGCCTGGAGAGTCATTATCAGTTCCTAAAGGATGGGAGATCCCGACAAATGGTACCAAGTTAAGAATAGGAGTTCCTGTAAAGGAAGGTCTTCTAGAGTTTGTTAAAGTAACCCGCTGTCCAAGCACTAATACAGTTGACGTCACTGGGTGTAGTATTGACGTGTTTAAAGCCGTATTGGAGATCCTACCATATGCACTTCCTTATGAGTTTGTTCCCTTTGCAATGGCTAATGGAAGCAGCGCTGGCACATACAATGATTTGGTGTTTCAAGTATATGCTGGG AAGTTTGATGCTGTGGTTGGAGATATAACAATTAGAGCAAATAGGTCATTGTATGTGGGCTTTACTATGCCATATACCGAATCTGGTGTGGTGATGGTTGTGCCAATACAAGACAAGAGGACCAAAAGTGCATGGGTTTTCCTGAAGCCTTTGACATGGGACCTTTGGATGACAACTTTGTGTTTTTTCATCTTTATTGGTTTTGTGATTTGGGTGCTTGAACATCAAATTAATGATGATTTTCGTGGTTCTCCCTCACATCAAGTTGGCACAAGCTTCTGGTTCTCTTTCTCAACCATGGTTTTCTCACAAA GGGAGAAAGTGGTTAGCAACTTGGCAAGATTTGTGATGATTATATGGATATTCGTTGTACTAATAGTGACACAGAGCTATACAGCTAGTCTAGCATCACTATTGACAGTCCAACAACTCCAACCAACTGTTACCGATATAGATGATCTTTTGAGGAATAGAGATAATGTGGGCTACACGACGAATTCTTTTATTTATGGTCTCTTGAGACAAAAAGGTTTTCATGATTCCAGGCTTAAGGATTATGGAACTATGGAAGAAATAGATGAAGCTCTTTCAAAGGGTAGTGCAAATGGCGGTATTGCTGCTATTGTTCATGAAACCCCCTATATGAAGCTTTTTGTTGCAAAATATTGTTCCAAGTATACCATGATTGGACCTATATTTAAAACTGATGGCTTTGGCTTC GTATTTCCGAAAGGTTCTCCTCTTATACCCGATGTTTCACAAGCAATCCTTAATTTGACAGAAGGAGAGAAGATAATGAACATTGAAGACAAATGGAtcaataaagaaaacaattgtAAAGATCCAAGTACCGAGAAATTTTACAGCAGTAGTCTTGGCCTTGAGAGCTTTTGGGGCCTCTTTCTCATTGCTGGGGTTGCTTCATTATTCGCTCTCCTCATATTTGCAACTTCCTTCCTTCACAAGAATAAGCAAGTTTTGATGTCCTCTGATTCAAGAGCTTCCAAGTGGAGAAGGATTAGGACCATGTTCAAGATTTTCAATGAAAAAGAACTTAGCTCTCATACTTTTAAAAACAGTAGGCATGACGCTAGGATCGCTGGTGCTCCAGATCATGAGCTGAATGCCTCACCAAATAACAACTGGCCAGAAAGTCCATTCAGCTATACCAACCAGACGGATGCAGCTTCTGTATTCTACGGAGAGCAAGAAACACCATCTCACGGTCAAGCATCTCCAGAAATCGTTCCAACTTTTGAGCTTGCTGCTTTCACTAATCAAGAAATGCATGCAACTCCGGAAACAGCTCAAGAAAGAGTTTGA